Below is a window of Terriglobales bacterium DNA.
GCAAAATCCATCGGCTTGAGCGTACAGCTTTGTGAGTTGCGATTCGGTTTGGTGGCCTAGGAGCTGGACATCGAACCTGTGGTGGTTAATCCATTGCTCAATCGGTCTTCTGAGCTGCCCGGAGCCGGCGATCAGCACTGTTAATTTATCTTGACCCGATGGGCCAAGCTTCTTCATTCCTTCGAGAAAGGGTAGGAGCCCTTTTTCCTCTGACAGACGCGCAACGATCAACATCACTCTGCGATCTTGGTACCGGGTCCGGGGAGAATCGTTATCAGCTGCGCCTCGACACATTCTTACCTGGTTGTAGAACACGCTGGAATCTACAAGATTCGGGAGAAAGTGAATTCGCGCTGCGTGTGCGTGATGTTCGACGTACTTCCTTGCCAATGCACCCGGCACGGCGAATTCCGAGAAGCGGGACAACATCCATCGTCGAGCCAAGCCCGCGACGAACCCAGTGCGGCGGATTGATTCGAGATGCGATTCAGACCAGAAGATGGTTCGTTCCGGTGCCGACGAAAGCGCCGCCAGTAGCACTGTGGGGTGGACCCAACCTCCGGCGATGAGCAAGATGTCCGGATCAGCGTCGTGCAAGGCGTTGCTGACTTCACGATTCCAATACAAGGAATCGGAGCCGATGCGCCACGGCCTCCCACTTAGGAATCGGTAAGGAAACTGAAACTCTGAGCTCCCGAAATTCCAATGCCGCCCCGATTCGGAACTCGCCATGAACCAGACTTCAAACTTCCATCCCATCTCCTCCAACCGCTGGTTCATTCGTCGAAATAGAAAGAGCCGGTAAGGAGTCGGAATATTGGTTAGGCAGACGAACCTAGGGGCGCTCACGGCGCATACAAATTATCATGGGTGCGCCTGGGCTTTTCGTTGATTTGACTGCCAGGCTCATCTGTTTCCCGTTTGTGTCTAGGTTCCCGCAATTTGTTCGTACTTCTCCTGGCTAGCCACGGTTTCAAGCCAAGGTCGAAGAAAACTCTAATTCTTCATCGGCATCAGCGACTGCCTGTGCGTGCTCGCCCCGAAGCCCGCGCCGAACAAGCGTCCAGGTAAGCGCA
It encodes the following:
- a CDS encoding glycosyltransferase family 4 protein; protein product: MSAPRFVCLTNIPTPYRLFLFRRMNQRLEEMGWKFEVWFMASSESGRHWNFGSSEFQFPYRFLSGRPWRIGSDSLYWNREVSNALHDADPDILLIAGGWVHPTVLLAALSSAPERTIFWSESHLESIRRTGFVAGLARRWMLSRFSEFAVPGALARKYVEHHAHAARIHFLPNLVDSSVFYNQVRMCRGAADNDSPRTRYQDRRVMLIVARLSEEKGLLPFLEGMKKLGPSGQDKLTVLIAGSGQLRRPIEQWINHHRFDVQLLGHQTESQLTKLYAQADGFCLPSLSDPNPISVIEALWAGLPLLLSSRVGNHPECLQIGRNGFLFDSGDPESVAQAISQWLALSPAELTSFGENSLQIARASFDPDTVIPNFLEELLDRSARQSNRRLERVAAAG